In Leisingera methylohalidivorans DSM 14336, a single genomic region encodes these proteins:
- a CDS encoding GntR family transcriptional regulator: MSYRDIKQVVLDRIQNRIWAPDSLLPSETELAVEFSSTRTTVNRALRELAEEGYLERKRKAGTRVLNSPVRKAQFSIPLVRDEIAETGAAYRYSLVESRIMPAPAWLSSRLDILQKQEVLHLRCMHYADNAPFQYEVRWVVTESIPEVLDADFTESGPNDWLVQKVPFTNLELSFMATKADQTVSEFLDAPLGDPVFTAERITWLRNKPVTLAKLFFAPGYKMTTHL; the protein is encoded by the coding sequence ATGAGCTACAGGGATATCAAGCAGGTCGTTCTGGACCGGATCCAGAACAGGATCTGGGCACCGGACAGCCTGCTGCCCAGCGAAACTGAACTGGCTGTTGAGTTCTCGAGCACGCGCACCACCGTGAACCGGGCGCTGCGGGAACTGGCTGAAGAAGGCTATCTGGAACGCAAGCGGAAAGCCGGGACACGGGTTTTGAATTCACCAGTCCGCAAAGCCCAGTTTTCAATCCCCCTGGTGCGGGATGAAATCGCCGAGACCGGCGCCGCTTACCGGTATTCCCTAGTGGAGAGCCGTATCATGCCGGCCCCGGCGTGGCTGTCATCCCGGCTTGATATCCTTCAAAAGCAGGAGGTTCTGCACCTCAGATGCATGCATTATGCCGACAATGCGCCGTTCCAGTACGAAGTGCGCTGGGTTGTAACTGAGAGCATTCCCGAGGTTCTGGACGCGGATTTCACTGAATCCGGCCCGAATGACTGGCTGGTGCAAAAAGTCCCCTTCACAAATCTTGAGCTGAGCTTCATGGCAACAAAGGCCGATCAGACGGTGTCCGAGTTTCTGGACGCCCCTTTAGGCGACCCGGTGTTCACCGCGGAACGGATTACCTGGCTGCGCAACAAGCCTGTAACGCTGGCAAAGCTGTTTTTCGCTCCCGGATACAAAATGACAACGCATCTGTGA
- the rpsA gene encoding 30S ribosomal protein S1, giving the protein MAQNVSMEDFEALLNESFEMDTPDEGSVVKGKVLAIEAGQAIIDVGYKMEGRVDLKEFANPGEAAEIAVGDEVEVFLRSAENARGEAVISREMARREEAWDRLEKAYADDQRVEGAIFGRVKGGFTVDLGGAVAFLPGSQVDVRPVRDAGPLMGLKQPFQILKMDRRRGNIVVSRRAILEESRAEQRAEVIGNLSEGQAVDGVVKNITEYGAFVDLGGVDGLLHVTDMAWRRVNHPSEILSIGETVKVQVIKINKETHRISLGMKQLQEDPWDLVGAKYPLSSVHKGRVTNITDYGAFVELEPGVEGLVHVSEMSWTKKNVHPGKIVSTSQEVDVMVLEIDGAKRRVSLGLKQTMRNPWEVFSEANPEGTEVEGEVKNITEFGLFIGLDGDIDGMVHLSDLSWDERGEDAIQNYRKGDMVSAVVSEVDVDKERISLSIKALGGDKFAEAVGGVKRGSIVTVNVTAIEDGGIEVEYEGMKSFIRRSDLARDRADQRPERFSVGDKVDVRVTNVDSKTRRLGLSIKAREIAEEKEAVEQYGSSDSGASLGDILGAALKSGD; this is encoded by the coding sequence ATGGCTCAAAACGTATCAATGGAGGACTTCGAAGCCCTCCTGAACGAAAGCTTCGAAATGGACACTCCGGACGAGGGTTCGGTTGTCAAAGGCAAAGTACTGGCAATCGAAGCCGGTCAGGCCATCATCGACGTCGGCTACAAAATGGAAGGCCGCGTTGATCTGAAAGAATTCGCAAATCCCGGCGAAGCTGCTGAAATCGCTGTCGGCGACGAAGTGGAAGTCTTCCTGCGCTCGGCTGAAAACGCCCGCGGCGAAGCCGTCATCTCGCGTGAGATGGCCCGCCGTGAAGAAGCCTGGGACCGCCTGGAAAAAGCATATGCCGACGACCAGCGCGTCGAAGGCGCGATCTTCGGCCGCGTCAAGGGCGGCTTCACCGTCGATCTGGGCGGCGCTGTTGCGTTCCTGCCCGGTTCGCAGGTTGACGTGCGCCCCGTGCGCGACGCCGGCCCGCTGATGGGTCTGAAGCAGCCGTTCCAGATCCTGAAAATGGACCGCCGCCGCGGCAACATCGTTGTCTCGCGCCGTGCCATCCTGGAAGAATCGCGTGCCGAACAGCGTGCCGAAGTCATCGGCAACCTGTCCGAAGGCCAAGCGGTCGACGGTGTGGTCAAGAACATCACCGAATACGGTGCGTTTGTTGACCTCGGCGGCGTTGACGGCCTGCTGCACGTCACCGACATGGCATGGCGCCGTGTGAACCACCCCTCCGAGATCCTGTCGATCGGCGAAACCGTCAAGGTTCAGGTCATCAAGATCAACAAAGAGACCCACCGTATCTCCCTCGGCATGAAGCAGCTGCAGGAAGATCCGTGGGATCTGGTTGGCGCCAAGTACCCGCTCTCCTCGGTCCACAAGGGCCGCGTCACCAACATCACCGATTACGGTGCATTTGTTGAGCTGGAGCCCGGTGTCGAAGGTCTGGTCCACGTCTCCGAGATGTCCTGGACCAAGAAAAACGTCCACCCGGGCAAGATCGTCTCCACCTCGCAGGAAGTCGACGTCATGGTTCTGGAAATCGACGGTGCCAAGCGCCGCGTTTCCCTGGGCCTCAAGCAGACCATGCGCAACCCGTGGGAAGTCTTCTCCGAAGCCAACCCGGAAGGCACCGAGGTCGAAGGCGAAGTCAAGAACATCACCGAATTCGGTCTGTTCATCGGCCTCGACGGCGACATCGACGGCATGGTTCACCTCTCCGACCTGTCCTGGGACGAGCGCGGCGAGGATGCGATCCAGAACTACCGCAAGGGCGACATGGTTTCGGCCGTTGTTTCCGAAGTGGACGTCGACAAAGAGCGTATCTCGCTGTCGATCAAAGCTCTGGGCGGCGACAAGTTCGCAGAAGCGGTTGGCGGCGTGAAGCGCGGCTCGATCGTGACCGTGAATGTGACCGCAATCGAAGACGGCGGCATCGAAGTGGAATATGAGGGCATGAAATCCTTCATCCGCCGCTCCGACCTGGCCCGCGACCGTGCCGACCAGCGCCCCGAGCGTTTCTCGGTTGGCGACAAGGTCGACGTCCGCGTCACCAACGTCGACTCCAAGACCCGCCGTCTGGGCCTGTCCATCAAGGCGCGTGAGATCGCAGAAGAAAAAGAAGCTGTGGAACAGTATGGCTCCTCGGACTCCGGCGCTTCGCTGGGCGACATCCTGGGCGCCGCGCTGAAGTCGGGCGACTAA
- a CDS encoding calcium-binding protein yields MVRLKGTSDSESIFGTDGRDFIRGLGGRDVLQANGGADTITGFGQIYGNEGRDRYYAFATSSADVNSANGSFLFLGDGNDTAVIHRHDGDATFNGGDLAFGMAVDMGAGSDRLILAGDVGTGTAHARLGAGRDTAFLMSTYANVWVNDTRSGTLGVGDGKRDTIHIDGHVDLISPHTTTVKLFDFGLEDKIVLHGIDLTYDDMLLRSTFVDTSERTVEISLENGSVIRVSKLFSGHLNEDQLKIKAQPLQIEDRVVIGHEGHRSQVLLGSSADETFRQPGSAVYMGAGDDRGIGGRSAEAMFGERGDDRLAGKGGRDFLDGGLGNDRLEGGRGRDTITTGAGIDTVRGGDGNDKINVGNGSGVIFGGRGDDVFDFYGHSLGEIGDTTGQNGGGLTVTGGAGRDVFHFGEPDEFGADPSGLVTISDFHVGRDLIDLSDYLRDQYANSGDAEARIMANLANGSQTLGGTQVEGVRVRTEDVTIFLIGITAEELSSSDFLF; encoded by the coding sequence ATGGTACGGTTAAAAGGCACGTCCGATTCAGAGTCAATCTTCGGTACGGATGGCAGGGACTTCATACGGGGGCTCGGAGGAAGGGATGTCCTTCAAGCTAATGGCGGGGCCGATACGATTACGGGTTTCGGGCAAATCTACGGGAATGAGGGAAGAGACCGCTATTACGCATTTGCCACCTCCTCCGCCGATGTCAATTCTGCAAACGGGAGTTTTTTGTTTCTCGGGGATGGGAATGACACGGCCGTGATTCACCGGCATGATGGCGACGCAACCTTCAATGGCGGGGATCTGGCGTTCGGAATGGCGGTCGATATGGGAGCCGGGAGTGACCGTCTGATCCTGGCAGGGGATGTCGGAACCGGGACCGCACATGCCAGACTAGGCGCAGGGCGGGACACAGCTTTTCTCATGAGCACCTACGCAAATGTCTGGGTGAACGATACACGTTCTGGAACCCTGGGCGTAGGGGACGGCAAGCGGGATACCATCCACATCGACGGCCACGTCGATTTGATATCGCCCCATACCACAACGGTGAAGCTTTTCGACTTCGGTTTAGAAGACAAAATCGTACTGCATGGTATTGATCTGACTTACGACGACATGCTGCTCCGCTCCACTTTTGTAGACACAAGTGAACGGACTGTCGAAATCTCACTCGAAAATGGGTCAGTGATCAGGGTTTCAAAGTTATTCTCCGGCCACCTCAACGAAGATCAGCTCAAGATTAAGGCCCAGCCACTCCAAATCGAAGATCGCGTGGTCATTGGCCATGAGGGCCACAGATCACAGGTATTGCTAGGATCAAGTGCAGATGAAACCTTCCGGCAACCCGGCAGCGCTGTGTACATGGGCGCCGGAGATGATCGCGGAATCGGCGGCCGCAGCGCGGAAGCGATGTTCGGGGAACGCGGTGACGACCGTCTCGCCGGCAAGGGTGGCCGTGATTTCCTGGATGGCGGCCTGGGTAACGACAGGCTTGAAGGAGGCCGCGGCCGGGACACCATTACTACCGGGGCGGGAATTGATACAGTCAGGGGCGGAGATGGGAACGATAAGATCAACGTAGGCAATGGCTCCGGCGTCATCTTCGGAGGCCGGGGAGACGACGTTTTCGATTTCTATGGGCACAGTCTCGGTGAAATTGGAGACACAACAGGCCAGAATGGTGGTGGCCTGACCGTGACCGGGGGTGCGGGGCGCGATGTATTCCACTTTGGTGAGCCCGATGAATTTGGAGCTGATCCTTCTGGCCTAGTTACGATTTCGGACTTCCACGTTGGCCGGGACCTCATTGATCTCTCCGACTATTTGAGGGATCAGTACGCTAATAGCGGCGATGCCGAAGCAAGGATTATGGCGAACTTGGCAAACGGGTCTCAGACTTTAGGCGGCACCCAAGTGGAAGGCGTGCGGGTAAGAACAGAAGACGTTACAATCTTTCTGATCGGAATAACCGCAGAAGAGTTGAGTTCGTCCGACTTTCTGTTTTGA